In Archangium violaceum, the following are encoded in one genomic region:
- a CDS encoding DUF3565 domain-containing protein, translating into MKQKISGFHLDGEAHWVAELECGHQQHMRHTPPWMDRPWVLTEEGRRSRLGVELECKRCDEVGHAVAEAVREVLESAARQAYEEGGLSGLCAEGRWDLALDAIHTTGLTSAIQRALSQGRSSPD; encoded by the coding sequence ATGAAGCAGAAGATCTCTGGATTCCATCTCGATGGTGAAGCGCACTGGGTCGCGGAGCTCGAGTGTGGCCACCAGCAGCACATGCGCCATACGCCGCCGTGGATGGATCGCCCCTGGGTCCTCACGGAAGAGGGGCGGCGCAGCCGGCTGGGGGTGGAGCTCGAGTGCAAACGCTGCGACGAGGTGGGCCACGCGGTGGCCGAGGCCGTGCGCGAGGTGTTGGAGTCAGCGGCCCGGCAGGCCTATGAGGAGGGAGGCTTGAGCGGCCTGTGCGCCGAGGGGCGCTGGGACCTCGCGCTGGACGCGATCCACACGACCGGGCTCACATCGGCGATCCAGCGTGCCCTCTCCCAGGGTCGTTCCTCCCCGGATTGA
- a CDS encoding phosphotransferase, which yields MSLAERWNQGLGRMIDLVRVNTVRPESLHGRAVWVKRRRPGMGAVIAPGNLFLRLSRSRIRMFVSCARWQDWELASFQLLHPGRLAERRRGAVALEALPGESLDRLLERGELTPAMLEASAVELRRAHALSLPGSREPWSHGDAHLKNLLYDPAGRCARLIDFETPHEPWLSADERHADDLFVFLLDLAGRVPEGTVGEWAGVFLRAYARVDVLRALLTRPRPPRGLERALWASRSHHLPEARLASALGQLRETVIRILEDSPLSIGANHDRR from the coding sequence TTGTCTCTGGCTGAGCGCTGGAACCAGGGACTGGGGCGGATGATCGACCTCGTGCGGGTCAACACCGTGCGCCCGGAGTCCCTGCATGGCCGCGCCGTCTGGGTGAAGCGCCGCCGTCCGGGCATGGGGGCGGTGATCGCTCCCGGGAACCTCTTCCTGCGCCTGTCTCGCAGCCGCATCCGCATGTTCGTGTCGTGTGCGCGGTGGCAGGACTGGGAGCTCGCGTCCTTCCAACTCCTGCACCCGGGCCGGCTCGCCGAGCGTCGGAGGGGTGCCGTCGCGCTGGAGGCGCTCCCGGGAGAGAGCCTGGACCGGCTGCTGGAGCGCGGAGAGCTGACGCCAGCGATGCTGGAGGCCTCGGCCGTGGAGCTCCGCCGCGCTCACGCGCTGAGCCTGCCGGGCTCGCGGGAGCCCTGGTCCCACGGCGATGCCCACCTGAAGAATCTCCTCTACGACCCGGCCGGACGGTGCGCGCGGCTCATCGACTTCGAGACCCCGCACGAGCCCTGGCTCTCCGCCGACGAGCGGCATGCGGATGACCTGTTCGTCTTCCTGCTGGACCTGGCGGGACGTGTGCCGGAGGGGACGGTGGGGGAATGGGCCGGGGTCTTCCTCCGCGCTTATGCCCGGGTGGACGTCCTGCGCGCGCTGCTCACCCGCCCGCGGCCGCCCCGTGGACTGGAGCGTGCGCTCTGGGCGAGCCGCTCGCACCATCTCCCAGAGGCAAGGCTCGCATCCGCGCTCGGCCAGTTGCGCGAGACGGTGATACGCATCCTCGAGGACTCACCGCTTTCCATTGGAGCCAATCATGACCGTCGGTAG
- a CDS encoding aldo/keto reductase, producing the protein MTVGRQKLHPEGLELSRLVCGLWRALQSEETREPTGVARLMDVCLELGITSFDHADIYGDYQVEALFGRALREWRGDRRRIELITKCDIMLQSGQRPANRVKHYDTSRAHILASVENSLRNFGTDYLDLLLIHRPDPLMDADETAAALDEVCRSGKVRYVGVSNHTPEQLSLLQSRLSRPLVTNQVELSVLHLEPLHDGTLDQAQRLRMAPMAWSPLGGGNLFKGQGEREQRVRQALSDVAAEQGHDNLGAVAIAWLLRHPSHPVPVLGSSRVERLRDLARGESLALTRQQWFSIWQASAGRPAP; encoded by the coding sequence ATGACCGTCGGTAGGCAGAAGCTGCACCCTGAAGGACTGGAGCTCTCACGTCTCGTCTGTGGTCTCTGGCGAGCCCTCCAGAGCGAGGAGACACGGGAGCCCACCGGGGTGGCCCGGTTGATGGACGTGTGTCTGGAGTTGGGAATCACCAGCTTCGACCATGCCGACATTTATGGTGACTATCAGGTCGAGGCGCTCTTCGGCCGGGCGTTGCGGGAGTGGCGTGGCGATCGTCGCCGCATCGAGCTGATCACCAAATGCGACATCATGCTGCAGAGCGGCCAGCGGCCAGCGAACCGCGTGAAGCACTACGACACCAGCCGCGCGCACATCCTCGCCTCGGTCGAGAACTCCCTGCGGAACTTCGGGACCGACTACCTCGACCTGTTGCTGATCCACCGGCCGGATCCCCTGATGGATGCCGACGAGACGGCGGCGGCCCTCGACGAGGTGTGCCGGTCCGGGAAGGTCCGGTACGTGGGCGTCTCCAACCACACGCCCGAGCAGCTCTCCCTGCTGCAATCCCGCCTGTCACGGCCGCTGGTGACGAACCAGGTGGAGCTGTCGGTGCTGCACCTGGAGCCGCTGCACGATGGGACGTTGGACCAGGCGCAGCGGCTGCGCATGGCGCCGATGGCCTGGTCTCCGCTCGGGGGAGGCAACCTCTTCAAGGGCCAGGGCGAGCGCGAGCAGCGGGTCCGGCAAGCCCTGTCCGACGTGGCGGCGGAGCAGGGCCATGACAACCTGGGAGCGGTCGCCATCGCCTGGCTGCTGCGTCACCCCTCGCATCCGGTGCCAGTCCTGGGCTCGAGCAGGGTGGAGCGGCTACGTGACCTGGCTCGCGGCGAATCGCTCGCGCTGACACGCCAGCAGTGGTTCTCCATCTGGCAGGCCTCGGCGGGACGCCCCGCTCCCTGA
- a CDS encoding M20/M25/M40 family metallo-hydrolase yields the protein MKTTKFGAVALLLVCTTPAFAGEKDKEVWVTIGTDALDPALASFQGQGLVAPAVAHEKGGVAVLRVRESQLEKLASVMHDKLNRCAGFISHDTEEQALAAVESSTSPKPVQSLISYTIDNATTVNSLLGSVQETSIRSTISSLSTKWTSRRYNVQSGADAATWLKTQWTTLAGSRSDVSVAFFNHSSWLQPSVILTIKGTTLPNEVVVLGGHLDSINGSSSTASAPGADDDASGIASLTEVIRVAMLKGYKPARTVKFMAYAAEEVGLKGSAAIAAQHKSSGTNVVGVLQLDMTNYRGSSYDIVLVSDYTNAAQNSFLTSLISKYLPGVTSTSTRCGYACSDHASWYNQGYAASIPFEALLGQDNPYIHTSSDTLTQSAGSAQNSVKFVKLAAAYMAELAKGTTSTALVPDAEAER from the coding sequence ATGAAGACGACGAAGTTCGGTGCGGTTGCGTTGTTGCTGGTGTGCACCACCCCCGCGTTCGCGGGAGAGAAGGACAAGGAGGTGTGGGTCACCATCGGAACGGACGCGCTGGATCCCGCGCTGGCCTCGTTCCAGGGCCAGGGCCTGGTGGCGCCGGCCGTGGCGCACGAGAAGGGTGGAGTTGCGGTGCTGCGCGTGCGTGAGTCCCAGCTAGAGAAGCTAGCGTCGGTGATGCACGACAAGCTCAACCGGTGCGCGGGCTTCATCTCTCACGACACCGAGGAGCAGGCGCTGGCGGCGGTGGAGAGCTCCACCTCGCCCAAGCCGGTGCAGTCGCTCATCAGCTACACCATCGACAACGCGACGACGGTGAACTCGCTGCTGGGCAGCGTCCAGGAGACGAGCATTCGCAGCACCATCAGCTCTCTGTCGACGAAGTGGACGTCGCGCCGCTACAACGTGCAGTCGGGCGCGGACGCGGCCACCTGGCTCAAGACCCAGTGGACGACGCTGGCCGGCTCGCGCAGCGACGTCTCGGTGGCGTTCTTCAACCACTCCTCCTGGCTGCAGCCGTCCGTCATCCTCACCATCAAGGGCACCACGCTGCCCAACGAGGTGGTGGTGCTCGGCGGGCACCTGGACTCCATCAACGGCAGCAGCTCCACCGCCAGCGCGCCGGGCGCGGACGATGACGCCTCGGGCATCGCCTCGCTCACCGAGGTCATCCGCGTCGCCATGCTCAAGGGCTACAAGCCGGCCCGCACGGTGAAGTTCATGGCCTACGCCGCCGAGGAGGTGGGCCTGAAGGGCTCGGCCGCCATCGCGGCCCAGCACAAGAGCAGCGGCACCAACGTGGTGGGCGTGCTCCAGCTGGACATGACCAACTACCGTGGCTCCAGCTACGACATCGTCCTGGTGTCCGACTACACCAACGCGGCGCAGAACTCCTTCCTCACCAGCCTCATCAGCAAGTACCTGCCCGGGGTGACCTCGACCTCGACGCGCTGCGGGTACGCCTGCTCGGACCACGCTTCCTGGTACAACCAGGGCTACGCGGCCTCCATCCCCTTCGAGGCGCTGCTGGGCCAGGACAACCCGTACATCCACACCTCGAGCGACACGCTCACGCAGTCGGCCGGAAGCGCGCAGAACTCGGTGAAGTTCGTGAAGCTGGCCGCGGCCTACATGGCCGAGCTGGCCAAGGGCACGACGAGCACCGCCCTGGTGCCGGACGCCGAAGCCGAGCGTTGA
- a CDS encoding YfbM family protein, giving the protein MSMIIIFRLARRERLSSLLASPEQVTDFLHDTDGEDADGPENRFDLDKAWHGLHFLLTGTDWGGKPPLNFIAVGGETIGDVDVGYGPARAFTPEQLAEISRALDAVSSDALRQRFDPAKMMELDIYPSIWDRDPADDDTLGYVLEYFEMLKSFLRKGAERGLGVVVYMS; this is encoded by the coding sequence ATGAGCATGATCATCATCTTCCGCTTGGCCCGGCGCGAGCGGCTCTCCTCCCTGCTCGCCTCGCCGGAGCAGGTGACCGACTTCCTCCATGACACCGACGGCGAGGACGCTGACGGTCCGGAGAACAGGTTCGACCTCGACAAGGCGTGGCACGGACTCCACTTCCTGCTCACGGGCACGGATTGGGGTGGCAAGCCCCCGCTGAACTTCATCGCCGTGGGTGGCGAGACGATTGGAGACGTGGACGTCGGCTATGGACCGGCCCGCGCCTTCACTCCCGAACAGCTCGCGGAGATCTCCCGGGCCCTCGATGCCGTCAGCTCGGACGCGCTGCGCCAGCGCTTCGACCCGGCGAAGATGATGGAGCTGGACATCTACCCGAGCATCTGGGACCGGGACCCCGCCGATGACGACACGCTGGGGTACGTGCTCGAGTACTTCGAGATGCTCAAGTCGTTCCTGCGCAAGGGCGCGGAGCGGGGGCTCGGGGTCGTCGTGTACATGAGTTGA
- a CDS encoding ABC transporter ATP-binding protein yields MSPPYSRQPRPPESLKARLKNAGSLFRQLPGTFRLFWESSPRGAVVLAALTLVAAVLPAAIAWVGKLIVDGVVAAAGGGGEAARERVLRLVLLEFGLMVGSATLDRALSMVRELLRANLGNLLNERILQKALELELRHFEDSDTYDKMQNARREASSRPLGLVMDALSIVRNAVTLSTYAVLLVSLSPWSVVVLVAASIPAFIAEARLAAEGFRLYSWRAPEGRKLNYLEWILTRDNHVKEVKLFGLGPLVLGRYRELFQKFFREDRALAMKRMGWGLGLGLVSLGAFYGCYAFVASRAAQGSITVGDMVLYLGVFRQGQSAFQGILSSVGSMYEGALFMSNLFAYLEIPTGQESSRVLPALTAPRGRGNAIELRNVSFRYPGKDAWALRNLSLRLEPGEKLALVGENGAGKSTLVKLLLRLYEPTEGDILYGGVNLKDMDPEDLRSRFGAVFQDFVRYQFSVAENIGLGHVPALEDRNRIVRAAEQGGASTVISALPSQYDTMLGGWFEKGHELSGGQWQKLGVARAFMREDAEVLILDEPTASIDAESEHALFERFQELAADRIALVISHRFSTVRMADRIAVLHNGTVEELGSHAELMARNGRYAHLFNLQARGYRD; encoded by the coding sequence GTGTCTCCTCCGTACTCGCGCCAGCCGCGTCCCCCCGAATCCCTCAAGGCCCGACTGAAGAACGCGGGCAGCCTCTTCCGGCAGTTGCCGGGCACCTTCCGTCTCTTCTGGGAGTCGAGTCCCCGGGGCGCGGTGGTATTGGCGGCGCTGACGCTGGTGGCGGCGGTGCTGCCGGCGGCGATCGCCTGGGTGGGCAAGCTCATCGTGGACGGGGTGGTGGCGGCCGCGGGGGGCGGAGGCGAGGCGGCACGGGAGCGGGTGCTGCGCCTGGTGCTGTTGGAGTTCGGGCTGATGGTGGGCTCGGCGACGTTGGACCGGGCGCTGTCGATGGTGCGCGAGCTGCTGCGGGCCAACCTGGGCAACCTGCTCAACGAGCGCATCCTCCAGAAGGCGCTGGAGCTGGAGCTGCGGCACTTCGAGGACTCGGACACCTACGACAAGATGCAGAACGCGCGGCGCGAGGCGAGCAGCCGGCCCCTGGGGCTGGTGATGGATGCGCTCTCCATCGTGCGCAACGCGGTGACGCTGTCGACGTACGCGGTGCTGCTGGTGTCGCTGTCACCGTGGAGCGTGGTGGTGCTGGTGGCGGCGAGCATCCCGGCGTTCATCGCGGAGGCGCGGCTGGCGGCGGAGGGATTCCGGCTGTACTCGTGGCGCGCGCCCGAGGGGCGCAAGCTGAACTACCTGGAGTGGATCCTCACGCGGGACAACCACGTGAAGGAGGTGAAGCTGTTCGGGCTGGGCCCGTTGGTGCTGGGGAGGTACCGGGAGCTCTTCCAGAAGTTCTTCCGGGAGGACCGGGCGCTGGCGATGAAGCGGATGGGGTGGGGGTTGGGGTTGGGGCTGGTATCGCTGGGAGCCTTCTACGGGTGCTACGCCTTCGTGGCGAGCCGGGCGGCACAGGGCTCCATCACGGTGGGCGACATGGTGCTGTACCTGGGCGTGTTCCGGCAGGGGCAGTCGGCGTTCCAGGGGATTCTGTCGAGCGTGGGCAGCATGTACGAGGGGGCGCTCTTCATGAGCAACCTCTTCGCGTACCTGGAGATACCGACGGGGCAGGAGTCGTCGCGGGTGCTGCCGGCGCTGACGGCGCCGAGGGGCCGGGGCAACGCCATCGAGCTGCGCAACGTGTCGTTCCGCTACCCGGGGAAGGACGCCTGGGCGCTGAGGAACCTGTCGTTGCGGCTGGAGCCGGGGGAGAAGCTGGCGCTGGTGGGCGAGAACGGGGCGGGGAAGAGCACGCTGGTGAAGCTGCTGCTGCGCCTGTACGAGCCGACGGAGGGCGACATCCTCTACGGGGGCGTGAACCTGAAGGACATGGATCCGGAGGACCTGCGCTCGCGCTTCGGGGCGGTGTTCCAGGACTTCGTGCGCTACCAGTTCAGCGTGGCGGAGAACATCGGGCTGGGGCACGTGCCGGCGCTGGAGGACCGCAACCGCATCGTCCGCGCGGCGGAGCAGGGCGGGGCGAGCACCGTCATCTCCGCGCTGCCGAGCCAGTACGACACGATGCTCGGTGGCTGGTTCGAGAAGGGGCACGAGCTGAGCGGCGGGCAGTGGCAGAAGCTCGGGGTGGCGCGGGCCTTCATGCGCGAGGACGCGGAGGTGCTCATCCTGGACGAGCCGACGGCGAGCATCGACGCGGAGTCGGAGCACGCCCTCTTCGAGCGCTTCCAGGAGCTGGCGGCGGACCGCATCGCGCTGGTCATCTCGCACCGGTTCTCCACGGTGCGGATGGCGGACCGGATCGCCGTGCTGCACAACGGCACGGTGGAGGAGCTGGGCAGCCACGCGGAGCTGATGGCGCGCAACGGGCGTTACGCGCACCTCTTCAACCTGCAGGCCCGCGGCTACCGGGACTGA
- a CDS encoding cyclic nucleotide-binding domain-containing protein produces MLETLREHKDKAAQLFASGKLEEALAEYQVVVESSSGELASRQKVAELLQRLGRKQEAISVYEEVAMAWARQGWLLRAIALCKVILQLEPGHGRTQQMLADLYARRLTPQPRLSAVAPVTNTATRGPKKVTSNPLPRIPLFSQLSEEAFVAVLEELAMRTFSPGESIVQEGEPGNSLFAIVEGRADVVRQLAGGQRRKVASLGEGDFFGEMALLSAGPRLASVVAAERIVALELTRKQVDRLVQLHPSVKQVLRSFHEERLLANVLRSNPILSVLSPQQREALAPSFQFHSAAAGQKLLEQGQTGAALYIILRGQCRVTHQHPDGHESQYPVLREGDVFGELSVMLGLPATATVSADSACTLLRLDREAVERHVLVRAGVREALSQLSSERLQRTARLLSGQELHEGDQRV; encoded by the coding sequence ATGCTCGAGACGCTTCGTGAACACAAGGACAAGGCCGCTCAACTCTTCGCCAGCGGGAAGCTCGAGGAGGCGCTCGCCGAGTACCAGGTCGTGGTGGAGTCCTCCTCGGGAGAGCTGGCCAGCCGGCAGAAGGTGGCCGAGCTGCTCCAACGGCTGGGGCGCAAGCAGGAGGCCATCTCGGTGTACGAGGAGGTGGCCATGGCCTGGGCCCGACAGGGCTGGCTGCTGCGCGCCATCGCGCTGTGCAAGGTCATCCTCCAGCTCGAGCCGGGTCACGGCCGGACGCAACAGATGCTCGCGGACCTCTACGCGCGGCGCCTGACGCCGCAACCGCGGCTGTCCGCGGTGGCTCCGGTGACGAACACGGCCACCCGCGGTCCGAAGAAGGTGACGTCCAATCCCCTGCCCCGCATCCCCCTCTTCTCGCAACTGAGCGAGGAGGCCTTCGTGGCGGTGCTGGAGGAGCTGGCGATGAGGACCTTCTCGCCGGGGGAGTCCATCGTCCAGGAGGGAGAGCCGGGCAACTCCCTGTTCGCCATCGTGGAAGGCCGCGCGGACGTGGTGCGCCAGTTGGCGGGAGGCCAGCGGCGGAAGGTGGCCTCGCTGGGCGAGGGTGACTTCTTCGGGGAGATGGCCCTGCTCTCCGCGGGCCCGAGATTGGCCAGCGTGGTGGCCGCCGAGCGCATCGTCGCGCTGGAGCTGACGCGGAAGCAGGTGGATCGGCTCGTGCAACTCCACCCCTCGGTGAAGCAGGTGCTGCGCTCCTTCCACGAGGAGCGCCTGCTGGCCAACGTGCTGCGCAGCAATCCGATCCTCTCCGTCCTCTCGCCCCAGCAGCGCGAGGCCCTGGCCCCTTCCTTCCAGTTCCACAGCGCGGCGGCCGGCCAGAAGCTGCTCGAGCAGGGACAGACGGGGGCGGCCCTGTACATCATCCTCCGGGGCCAGTGCCGGGTGACGCACCAGCATCCGGACGGGCACGAGAGCCAGTACCCCGTGCTGCGCGAGGGGGACGTGTTCGGCGAGCTCTCCGTGATGCTCGGCCTGCCCGCCACCGCCACCGTGTCCGCGGACTCCGCCTGCACGCTGCTGCGGTTGGACCGGGAGGCCGTCGAGCGTCACGTCCTCGTGCGAGCCGGGGTGCGCGAGGCGCTCTCGCAGCTGAGCTCCGAGCGCCTCCAGCGCACCGCCCGGCTGCTGTCCGGGCAGGAGCTGCACGAGGGCGACCAGCGCGTCTGA
- a CDS encoding Crp/Fnr family transcriptional regulator, whose translation MSYSELLSRVPLFASLGSDDLERLSSCLQPRNYDRGEIVFHQGDVGTDLFIIRKGEVTIRLSSSDGKEVSLALLRRGDSFGELALLDSEPRSTDAVAREETSLLALRRDEFQRFLEERPQVVPSLLAELSRMVRRVTRVVHDANFLDARARLARVLLDLAQTQGQSGSEGEGVAIASRLTQGELANLCGLTRESTNRWLRFYVREGLLSYEGGVITLLDPRNLRMNAD comes from the coding sequence ATGTCCTATTCGGAGCTCCTCTCACGGGTCCCCCTCTTCGCGTCCCTCGGGTCCGACGACCTGGAGCGACTCTCCTCCTGTCTGCAACCGCGGAACTACGACCGGGGGGAGATCGTCTTCCACCAGGGTGACGTGGGAACGGACCTCTTCATCATCCGCAAGGGCGAGGTGACCATCCGACTCAGCTCGTCGGACGGCAAGGAGGTCTCCCTGGCGCTCCTGCGGCGGGGAGACTCCTTTGGAGAGCTGGCGCTGCTGGACAGCGAGCCGCGCTCGACGGACGCGGTGGCTCGCGAGGAGACCTCGCTGCTGGCGCTGCGCCGGGACGAGTTCCAGCGCTTCCTGGAGGAGAGACCCCAGGTGGTGCCCTCCCTGCTCGCGGAGCTGAGCCGGATGGTGCGGCGGGTCACCCGGGTGGTGCACGACGCCAACTTCCTGGATGCACGGGCCCGGCTGGCGCGCGTCCTGTTGGATCTCGCCCAGACCCAGGGGCAGTCCGGGTCCGAGGGGGAGGGGGTGGCCATCGCCTCCCGCCTCACCCAGGGCGAGCTCGCCAACCTGTGCGGACTGACCCGCGAGAGCACCAACCGGTGGTTGCGCTTCTACGTGCGTGAGGGGCTGCTGTCCTACGAAGGCGGGGTCATCACGTTGCTGGACCCCCGGAATCTTCGCATGAACGCCGATTGA
- a CDS encoding transglycosylase domain-containing protein, with protein sequence MLLGSVEAAYHYGLSRVGELPRTPRPRTDFAHQVLWLVEEEGQPLQVEPLWPWTLVNNLARGQHSTGEDLAWLTARRWLASRPGREGERHLHRSFQALALTIWISRHWTAEELLTAYAEGASFGRDSIGLDAAARRYFGRELERLALHEVALLAGLPQSPSRYDPLLRPEAALRRRDFVLARLQSAGLISEARREEARKQPLLPPRGSVH encoded by the coding sequence TTGCTGCTAGGGAGCGTGGAGGCCGCGTACCACTACGGGCTGTCGCGTGTGGGCGAGCTGCCACGGACTCCACGGCCCCGGACGGACTTCGCCCACCAGGTGCTCTGGCTCGTCGAGGAGGAGGGCCAGCCTCTCCAGGTCGAACCCCTCTGGCCCTGGACGCTCGTGAACAACCTGGCACGAGGACAGCACTCCACCGGAGAGGACCTCGCCTGGCTGACGGCACGCCGGTGGTTGGCGTCCCGACCCGGGCGCGAGGGCGAGCGGCACCTGCACCGGAGCTTCCAGGCACTCGCCCTCACCATCTGGATTTCACGCCACTGGACCGCAGAGGAGTTGTTGACCGCCTACGCCGAAGGCGCCTCGTTCGGACGAGACAGCATCGGTCTCGATGCCGCCGCGCGAAGGTACTTCGGCCGGGAGCTCGAGCGGCTCGCGCTCCATGAGGTCGCGCTCCTGGCGGGATTGCCACAATCGCCGAGCCGATATGACCCGCTCCTCCGGCCAGAGGCCGCGCTCCGACGAAGGGACTTCGTGCTCGCGCGACTCCAGTCCGCGGGACTCATTTCCGAGGCCCGGCGCGAGGAAGCTCGAAAACAGCCACTGCTGCCCCCGCGCGGGTCCGTGCATTGA
- a CDS encoding NUDIX hydrolase, translating to MPYTPILGTLGYVMSPDGTKVLLIHRNARANDAHLGKYNGLGGKMEPGEDVVSCMRREIREEAGIECTQLRLRGTINWPGFGPKGEDWLGFIFLIDRFEGTPFERNVEGTLSWVPVKDIMTLPLWDGDRHFLPLVFDDDPRAFHGVMPYSNGHAVSWSFTRI from the coding sequence ATGCCCTACACTCCCATCCTTGGCACCCTCGGCTACGTGATGTCCCCGGACGGGACGAAGGTGCTGCTCATCCACCGCAACGCGCGAGCGAACGACGCGCACCTCGGCAAGTACAACGGACTCGGCGGGAAGATGGAGCCGGGCGAGGACGTGGTCTCCTGCATGCGCCGCGAGATTCGCGAGGAGGCGGGCATCGAGTGCACACAGCTGCGGCTGCGCGGCACCATCAACTGGCCGGGCTTCGGCCCCAAGGGCGAGGACTGGCTCGGCTTCATCTTCCTCATCGACCGCTTCGAGGGCACCCCCTTCGAGCGCAACGTGGAGGGCACCCTGTCCTGGGTCCCGGTGAAGGACATCATGACCCTTCCGCTCTGGGACGGAGATCGCCACTTCCTGCCGCTGGTGTTCGATGATGACCCCCGGGCGTTCCACGGCGTCATGCCCTATTCCAACGGCCACGCGGTGAGCTGGTCCTTCACCCGCATCTGA
- a CDS encoding OPT/YSL family transporter: protein MAQSVPPLPSSSSAASSASATPEGGAPRFGWLPEPGSWKFHLLLSAVAIFILGPLGGIAASYMNFSLGIFVGGQVLAGILGSAVTYGYGPDGKHGANYMQTMAASVASMCAMAVLIQAMVWLGMPQPPAWHLMLFVGCVGMFGVGVGMLYTPLLVDRLQLDYPSGYAVANILRALTDKRLLKVSIAKLGGGTGLGSLAAWLSEHVAALGAAGMSASTVGAGMVVGSRITVPALIGGLIGAAFVPHLREIGWLGKEDPFRKVGFLIALAMICGAAVVDLSVLAVQAVERVRNRARVQEGEVPAWKQVNLPRLLAWVVFWGVAVVLVATRLLEQPLGFVVFGLALSLLFVLINGIAYGISDQNPISSAFVISVLLMSLLGLRNPMVGMMAASILLISTSVGSDMQQDRSTGWRLGTDRVIQFRYQVVGIVMGAVLCVGLARVFMSAYPVLAINQLDSPNAQVGQWGSAMTYKLVGAIRGLGSLSDYTVKALLLGLGLGFTIEVTRKLLKRHEGYQRFVKGSRAGFAVGWTMDSVLLSSPYAASLGGFVNLPVVVWFAVGGIISSLWNTLGRKPAPHAAGSPGEGEVLPEDMSTTSLVGGGLIAGESLYFLFMGIAGLLALLW from the coding sequence ATGGCCCAGTCCGTCCCACCGCTCCCGTCGTCTTCCTCCGCCGCGTCATCCGCCAGTGCCACCCCGGAGGGCGGTGCTCCGCGCTTCGGCTGGCTGCCGGAGCCGGGCTCGTGGAAGTTCCACCTGCTGCTGAGCGCGGTGGCCATCTTCATCCTCGGGCCGCTGGGGGGCATCGCCGCCTCGTACATGAACTTCAGCCTGGGCATCTTCGTGGGCGGGCAGGTGCTGGCTGGCATCCTCGGCAGCGCCGTCACCTACGGCTACGGCCCGGACGGCAAGCACGGCGCCAACTACATGCAGACGATGGCCGCCTCGGTGGCCTCGATGTGCGCCATGGCCGTGCTCATCCAGGCCATGGTGTGGCTGGGCATGCCGCAGCCGCCCGCATGGCACCTGATGCTCTTCGTGGGCTGCGTGGGCATGTTCGGCGTGGGCGTGGGCATGCTCTACACGCCGCTGCTCGTGGATCGGCTGCAACTCGACTATCCCTCCGGCTACGCGGTGGCCAACATCCTCCGGGCGCTCACCGACAAGCGCCTGCTGAAGGTCTCCATCGCCAAGCTGGGAGGGGGCACCGGCCTGGGCTCGCTGGCGGCGTGGCTCTCCGAGCATGTGGCCGCCCTGGGCGCCGCCGGCATGAGCGCCTCCACCGTGGGCGCGGGCATGGTGGTGGGCAGCCGCATCACCGTGCCGGCCCTCATCGGCGGGCTCATCGGCGCGGCTTTCGTCCCCCACCTGCGGGAGATCGGCTGGCTGGGGAAGGAGGATCCGTTCCGCAAGGTGGGCTTCCTCATCGCCCTGGCGATGATCTGCGGCGCGGCGGTGGTGGACCTGTCGGTGCTGGCGGTGCAGGCGGTGGAGCGGGTGCGCAACCGGGCCCGGGTCCAGGAGGGCGAGGTGCCGGCCTGGAAGCAGGTGAACCTGCCGAGGCTGCTGGCCTGGGTGGTCTTCTGGGGTGTGGCGGTGGTGCTGGTGGCCACGCGGTTGCTGGAGCAGCCCCTGGGCTTCGTCGTCTTCGGTCTGGCGTTGTCGCTGCTCTTCGTGCTCATCAACGGCATCGCCTACGGCATCAGCGACCAGAATCCCATCTCGAGCGCCTTCGTCATCTCGGTGCTGCTGATGTCGCTCCTGGGGCTGAGGAACCCGATGGTGGGGATGATGGCCGCGAGCATCCTGCTCATCTCCACCTCGGTGGGCAGCGACATGCAGCAGGATCGCTCCACGGGCTGGCGCCTGGGGACCGACCGCGTCATCCAGTTCCGCTATCAGGTGGTGGGAATCGTGATGGGCGCGGTGCTGTGCGTGGGGCTGGCGCGCGTCTTCATGAGCGCCTATCCGGTGCTGGCCATCAACCAGCTGGACAGCCCGAACGCCCAGGTGGGCCAGTGGGGCTCGGCGATGACGTACAAGCTCGTGGGAGCCATCCGCGGCCTGGGCTCGCTGTCGGATTACACGGTGAAGGCGCTGCTGCTGGGGTTGGGGCTTGGCTTCACCATCGAGGTGACGCGAAAGCTGCTCAAGCGCCATGAGGGCTATCAGCGCTTCGTGAAGGGCTCGCGGGCGGGCTTCGCGGTGGGGTGGACGATGGACTCGGTGCTGTTGTCGAGCCCCTATGCCGCGTCCCTCGGCGGCTTCGTGAACCTGCCGGTGGTGGTGTGGTTCGCCGTCGGAGGCATCATCTCCTCGCTGTGGAACACGCTCGGGCGCAAGCCGGCACCGCACGCGGCGGGCTCACCCGGCGAGGGCGAGGTGCTGCCCGAGGACATGAGCACCACGTCGCTGGTGGGCGGAGGGCTCATCGCGGGCGAGTCGCTCTACTTCCTCTTCATGGGAATCGCGGGGCTGCTCGCGCTGCTGTGGTGA